The Syntrophales bacterium genomic interval CGAAAAGGGGGCTTTCACTGGGGCCACACGTTTAAAACCTGGTCGTTTTGAACTAGCAAATCAGGGAACTATATTTCTCGATGAAGTTTCGGAGCTGCCCCTTTCGACCCAGAGCAGGCTGCTTCGCGTCCTTCAGGAAGGTGAGTTTCAACGTGTAGGTGGGACCAAAATGCTTTATTCAGATTTTCGCCTTCTTGCTGCTACTAATAAAGATCTGGAGAAGGAAGTTCACGCGGGACGATTCCGATCAGATTTGTATTTTCGGCTGAATGTTTTCCCCATCAGAGTGCCACCTTTGAGGGAACGTAAGGAGGATATTATCCCGCTTGCCCAGCATTTCCTCAGGCGCTTCTCCCAACAATACAATAAACCGTGTCCTTCAATTCCTCGCGGAGAAATGGAAAAGCTTATGAACTATTCTTGGCCTGGAAATGTTCGTGAATTGGCCAACGTAATAGAAAGAGCTGTTATTCTCGGTGATTTCGATATTCGGTTACCCACCATTTCTAATCATTCAAAGTATTTTGAAATAGAGGGACCATTTCTCACATTGAAAGAGATGGAGCGGAAACATATCATTGAGGCTCTGCAGATAACAGGGGGGAGGCTTGGGGGTAAAAAAGGAGCAGCAGCGCTTCTGGGCGTAAAGAGAACTACCCTCATCCACAGAATGAAAAAATTGGGGATCAATGTAAATAGAAACCTTATAATTGAATAAGAGATAAAAACTCGGCCATTAATTCATTCATCTTTGTGTCGAAATAATAACAGTTGTTCAAAAAAGAACTTTTCTTGCCAATTCATCATTTTAGTTGAACACGTTGTGTGGTAATCAAAAGTCGGATCTGAGGGAAGGAATGGATGGCATTTTTTTTGAAACACAGGATTGGAAAGTTTTTTATAGAAAGGGGGATCTTGGATGTTACTCGACGTGTTGTTAACAGAGGAAGAGAAGGTTTTGAAGCAGGAAGTGAGGGAGTTTGTGAAAGGGGTATCGCCTGAATTAACTAAAAAACTTGATAAAGATGAGATTCAGTATCCCAGAGACTATGTGAAGAGACTTGGGGAGTTAAATCTACTCGGTCTCCGATTTCCGAAGGAATACGGGGGAAGGGGATTACCCTGGACTGCTGAAATTGCTGCTCTGGAAGAAATCGGTGTTCTTGGGACGGCGCTGGGTTGTGCTTTCGCTATGCCCTCGATTGTAGGCGAGGCGCTTTGCGTTTTTGGTACGGAGGAACAGAAGGAGAAGTTCCTTAAACCCATGTTGAGAGGCGAACTTGTGTCTGCTGAAGCGCTTACTGAACCTAGAGGGGGCTCTGATTTCTTTGGAGCCACGACGAGGGCTGAATTGAAGAATGGGATTTTTACCGTCAGAGGTCAGAAGAGATTTGTCGTGGGAGCTTCCAGCGCGGATTTCTTTCTTGTGTACGTTAACACGAACCCAGCGGGTAAACCTCACGAGAGAATAAGTTTGCTTATCATAGAACGAGATCGGCCGGGTGTGGAGGTTAAATATCTTTACGGGCTCATGGGGACAAGGGGTGGAGGAACTGGAAGACTCGTGTTTAGAGATGTTCAAGTTCCAGAATCAAATCTTGTCGGAAAGCTTAACGAAGGGGCCCACATATTCAACACCATGATGGTACCAGAAAGGTTAACATCCGCCGGTGCATCTCTGGGTATGGGGAGAGCGGCACTGGAAGTTGCGGTCCGTTACAGTGATCGTCGCAAGGCTTTTGGTCAGAAGATTAGGACATTTCAGGGTGTAAGCTTCAAAGTCGCTGAGGCGATTACCCAACTGGATGCTGCGAGGGCCTTGACTTATGCGGCTGGTAAGGCAGCGGATCTGAAACTACCTACGACTCGCCGCCTTGTAAGTGAAGCTAAGAAGTTTGCCACTGATGCGGCGTGGAATGTAATCAATCTCTCGATGCAAATAGTGGGGGGTATAGGTTATACAAATGTATTTCCCATAGAGAAAATGGTTCGTGATGCAAGACTCATCCAGATCTGGACGGGTACTAATGAGATCATGAATCTTCTCATTCAGCATGAGTTCTACAGAGAAATGCTTACCGATCCCAACCCCGGCCGCAACATAGAGATTGATGCTCATGAAGGTCACATGAAGGATGAGATTGTCTACGAAGACGAGGAGATGTGGACAAAAGGATGGTAAACAATTGCACTTGCGTTGAAGGGGGTGAAGGAACCCATGATAATGGATGGGAAGGATTATATTTCTAGTCTGGAGAAAATGGAGACGGTAGTCTATATAGGAGGAGAGCGCGTGCGGGAATACTGGAAGCATCCTGCTATTCAGCCTGCAGTTAATGCACTCGCTGCAACGTACGATCTTGCAAGCAACTCCACTCTGAATGAGGAGATTCACGAATTGATTGTCACCGAAAGTCCGTTGACAGGCGACAAAATAAATCGTTTCCTCCACATCATCCAATCACAAGAGGATCTCCTAGCTCGGATGAAACTACAACGAGCTCTGATGAGGTTCACCGGGGGATGTTTTGGTGGCAGGTGTGTTGCTGGGGCAGTTATAAACGCCCTTTGGTCCGTAACCTATGAGGTTGACAGAGCAAACGGTGGAAAAACAGAGTACCATAAGCGGTTTTCCGCATATGTTAAGATGTGCCAGGAGAAGGATCTCGCCGTTTCGGGCAATATAACCGATGCGAAGGGTGATAGATCGAAACCACCGCATAAACAGGCAGACAGCGATCTCTTTGTTAGAATTGTGGAGAAGAGAAAGGATGGTATTGTTGTAAATGGCGCTAAACTTCAGCAATCGGGAGCACCTATTGCCCATGAGAGGCTTGTGGTTCCCACAACTGCGTTAGGTCCTGATGATGAAGTGTATGCAGTGGCTTTTGCTGTTCCGGGGGATGCAGAGGGGGTGATCCACGTTAATGACACTGCATGTGTAAATTCTAAGTTTATGTCCATGGAGCCCGAGGATATAGGAAATGTAAAATACGGTATACATCAGAGTGCTCACGTTATTTTTGATCACGTTTTTGTACCATGGGAGAGAGTTTTTCTATGCGGTGAGTGGAAAGCTACGAGAGCTCTAGTACATAGGTTCTCTGACTTCCAGAGGTTTGCGTCCTCTGCTTGTCGCTGTGGTTATATAGACCTCTGTATAGGTGCAGGTCTTGCTATGGCTGATTACAACGGTGTGGCGGATAAAACACACATAGTGGATAAGCTTATAGACATGAGCATAGATGCGGAAACCCTCCAAGGATTGGTGGCAGGAGCAGCGGCTTTGGCCTATAAAACTACATCTGGTGTTATGGTACCAGAGACGCTCACTGTAAATGCAGCTAAATTGTATATGAACGAGGCAATTTTGAAAACCGCTCAGAGACTTGCCGATATCGGTGGGGGGATCCTAGTCACAAGGCCCAGCATTAAGGACCTTCAAATCCCGAAAATAGGTGATCTTTTGAAGAAGTACCACCAAGCGAGAAGATGGGAAGATACGGATAAAAGAATCAAGATGGCACGCCTTTGTGAAACCCTAGCCGGTCTTGGATCACCCACACCGATCCTATCGGTTATTGCAGCTGGTCCTCCGGCAACACAGAGACTTAATTTTCGCCTGTTTACGCCTTTTGAAAGGGATAGAAAAGCAGCAGAACGTTTGGCGGGGATTTAATTGATGTTGCAGAAGGGGAGAGGCATACGCGAAAAACATGACCTCTCCCTTTATTTGTGCGAAAATATAGACTCTTTCGCCGAATAAATGACTCTGTAATCCTTCTGATCCAACAGATCGAAGTTGAGGGATGGTCCCCTCTCGGTTAGGTTTTCTTCGTTTCCTGTGACAACAATGGTATCTATCTTCTCTATAAGTGTAATGCTCCTTTGTATTGATAGGTCGAAGAGATCCCTGAGGGCTGCTTTATTTTCTTTACCAGTCACTGGGTTTCGAAATTCGAGTTGGCCTTCAATCCTGGGCATGAATCTATAAAGCTGAGGGCTGTAGAAAAGACCGGCGATTTCTCTAATTTTACGGGGTAGAAGAGGGGAGATGGCAAAGAGTATGCGGGCGATTTTTTCTCTTCGGGATAACTGAACCATTGTATGGAAATTCCTTAGAGCTTCGATTGTAACGTTTGGCAAAGAGCGAAATGATGAATCCATAGTTGCTGATAATCGGGCGAGCAGGTAAATGAGCGGAAACTCTAATCCGTTTAGGATTGCTTTTATGTTGAAATTTTCAGGTTGATATGTCCCTTTTAAGAAATACATGTCAATAAGCGTTTCGAGCAATCTATGCCTCTGGATGGCTTTGCTCCTGACAGAAGGGTCGTTATCTTCGCAGTCTCCGGTCATATAGTATACCATGGGATGGAATACTGCATCGGCATGAATATGAGTTGCCACACCTGCAATGAAGGAGAGTATCTGATTCTTGTAGGGGCTATCTTTGGCTACTTTTATTAAATGTCTGACGAATTCGTAGGTGTCTTCCCCGTTTACACCGTGTAGTATATGAGCAAGGTCTTTGTATGGGAGATAGGCTTTTTTTGATCCGAGAAAGAAAAAGACATCCAAAAATACGGCGCCCAATTTTAATGCGTTTGGGTTGTGAAGAACGGCATCTCCCATTTTTGTTCCCCCGAGGAGATCTGCCGTTTCTAAGCATATTAGCCAGTGAGTTATTTCTTTTGGCATAGCGACTTAATTAGGGAATTAACCCGTTACTTATCATTTTTTTGTGGTAATAGCGATGCTTTTTAATTAATTATAATGAAACTTAGTTGTTGAATAACCAGATGGATGAAAAACTTAGCAAAAGAACATTAATAAGTTGGTGCTTATATGATTTTGCCAATTCCAGCTATGCTGCTGTAATTTTAGCGGTTGTATTTCAGGTTTATTACATCGAAAACATAGTGGGAAATGCGAACGGATCAGGAGATCTATGGTGGGGAAGGGCCATTTCAACAAGTATGTTCATCATATCCCTCATTTCTCCTTTTTTGGGAGGTATAGCTGATTTTGCTGGGTGGCGGAAACAGTTTCTTATCCTTTTTACTCTAATTTGTGCAGGGTCTGTTGTCGGTTTTTCTTTTTTAACGCCTGGGGCTGTTCTTTTAGGATTCGTTCTTATTGTGCTTGCAAACATAGGTATGGAGGGAGGGGTAGTTTTTTACAACTCTTTTCTTCCTCGAATCGCTTCCACTGAGTTCCAGGGAAGGATTTCTGGTTGGGGATTTGCCGTAGGTTATGCAGGTTCAATTGTATCTTTGCTTCTCGCTCTGCCACTGGCGAAAGCGGGATACTTCAATGTCGTCTGGCTAATGGTAGCTGCGTTTTTTGTTTTATTCTCAATACCTTCTTTTCTTTTTTTGCCCCAGGACACAAGGACTCAATTTTCACCCTTGTATGCAGGTAGGTTGGGAGTAATTAAAACGTATACTACTCTTTCTGAAATGTGGAAGTCGAGAGATATAAGGAGATTTTTTCTTGCCTATCTTTTGTATGAGGATGGTGTAAATACCGTAATTGTATTCTCAGCAAGTTTTGCTTCTGCAACGTTTAGTTTCACACACCAAGAGTTGATTGTTCTTTTCTTGCTAATTCAGGTAACAGCACTGATAGGTGCACTTGCTCTCTCACGACCTACGGATGAGTGGGGACCTAAAAAAGTTGTAATTCTTTCGCTTATTTTGTGGTCTAGTGTTTCCTCGTTAGCTTACTTTGTTTATGACAAAGCCCATTTCTGGATACTTGCGGTAGTTGCAGGAATGGGGCTTGGGTCCGTTCAGTCAGCCACGCGTGCGCTTTTTGCTCGATTTGTACCGGAAGGTAAAGAAGCTGAGTACTTTGGCGTTTATTCACTTGTGGGTAAGACATCGGCAATAATAGGACCTCTTTTGTTTGGATATTTATCTGCAACATTTGGAAGTCAGCGGCCAGCAATCCTTTCGGTAACTCTATTTTTTCTCTTGGGATTGATAATTTTGTTCCCGCTGAAGACAGTGGAAAAACGTTAAAAGATGAGCAAAGTTGGGATAATTCAACATTAACGGGGAGGTTCTGCTAATGGACAGAGAATTGATATTTAGAAGAAGTATCACCATTGACACGTACGAAATAGGAGAAAACGTAATTGCCGTTGAAGGTGAACTTACGGATGAACGTTTTTATCCTTCTTTAGTCTACTCCACAGGCGTTAGAAAGGATAAGGGCATAATGCATAATATGTTAGTAAAAATGAACATTTTATTGCCCAATCTGAAAATTTTATCGGTGAGTGCTGAGATGCCCGCGACACCCTTGGAGGGATGTTCGGAGATAAAGGATTCGATTAAAAAAATGGAGAATATGGAGATTAAATCAGGATTTACGTCTTGGGTAAGAGAGAATTTTGGAAGAGAAAAGGGATGCCTCCACCTATCAAATTTGATTCTTGCAATGGCCTCTGCAGCGGTTCAGGGTATGTGGTCCTATTACGCGCGAATAAGAGAGGGGGGTGAAGTTAAAAGACCTGTGGGAGTTAGAACCCTTGCGGTGGATAGCTGCTGGATGTGGCGCAAAGACGGTCCTCTTGCGAAGAGGTTTCTGGAAAAGGTGTAGAGAATAATCTATGGGAAGGAAGAAAATAGTAATAACCATTGACGGACCGGCGGGAGTAGGGAAGAGCACAGTCGGCAGAATCGTTGCAAAAAATTTGTCTTATATCTACTTGGAAACAGGGGCAATCTATAGGGCTTTGGCTCTTAAGGTTCTTGAATCAGGCATTCCATGGAACGATGAGTGTTTGTTGAAAAAAATGGTGGAAGGCACAGATATAAGTGTGAAAGTAGTTAACAATGAGAGCAGGGTTTTTCTGGATGGGCGAGATGTCACAGATGTTTTGAGAACTGAAGAAATCGCTCGTTTAGCCTCAGATGTATCCACTCTTTCAGTAGTCCGGAGATTTTTACTGGGCATACAGCGTAACGTTTCTTCTTCGGGGGGCGTAGTTGCAGAAGGTCGGGATATGGGAACGGTCGTTTTCCCAGATGCGGAGCTGAAAATTTATCTCGATGCAGATTTCAAAGAGCGGGTTAAGCGCCGCTACCTTGAACTTTTGGGGCGCGGTCAGGATGTTGATTATGTGAAGTTGCACGATGAAATGGGGAGGAGAGACCGCCAAGACAGGGAAAGGGTTCTTGCACCCCTTTTGCCCCACCCGGATGCACATATAATAGATACTACCCGCATGAGCGTTGATGAGGTGGTGTCTGTTATTATGAATTTGGTAAATGGCTATTTTGCAAAAGGGGAGTGAAATTGTTATAGTTGATAGAAAAATCAGGTTAATGTGACGTCAATATGCTTGATATTTTGTAGACCCTATGATAGCAGTCCAAAATGAGTTAATAATGACCAGGGGGTAAGGGTTTGATGGTAAGTGGTGGACCTAATAAAAACAGTTTAACACAGCATGAGGAAAACATAGAAGGGAGGGAAGATATAAAGGACAGTTCAAAAGGCGAGTCTCAAATTTCAAATAGTGAGACGAGGGGATTTAAAGAGTTGTATGAAAAGTCTTTACAGAGCGTTCATATGGGAGAAATTGTGGTTGGTCGGGTTGTGCAAATCACACCAGATGTAGTCATGGTCGATGTGGGATGGAAGACAGAGGGTTATATCCCGATTCGTGAGGTTAAAGATGGTAAAGGCAATATAACTGTTTCTGAAGGAGATCAGATTGAAGTTCTTGTGGACCGTAGGGACAGTGAAGGTAATCTTGTTCTATCCAGGGAAAAGGTTGTTCGTTTAAGAATTTGGGATGAAGTCAAAAAAGCATACGAGGAGAAGTTAGAGATCAGAGGGAGGATCACTGGTAAGATAAAGGGGGGGTTTTCAGTAGATATAGGTGTTCCAGCATTTTTACCAGGATCCCAGCTTGATATCAGGCCTGTGAAAGATCTTGACCGATATATAGGTCAAACCCTTACCTTTCATGTTCTTAAATACGACCGTAAAAGGAAAAATGTGGTTCTTTCAAGGAAAGAAGTTTTGGAAAAAGAAATTGAGAAAAAGAGGAAAGCCACTCTGGAGAGTTTAGAAGTGGGTAAGATTGTGGAAGGTGTGGTGAAAAATGTGACCGACTATGGTGTATTTATTGATCTGGGGGGTGTAGATGGTCTTTTACATGTGACCGACATTTCATGGGGCCGAGTGAATAGGCCGGCGGATGTTTTCAATAAAGGGGATAAGGTGGTTGTGAAGGTGCTTTCGCTTGATAGGGAAAAGGAACGTGTTTCCCTTGGACTGAAACAACTCACTGAGGATCCGTGGAGCAATGTGCAGGAAAAGTATCCTGTGGGTAGTGTAGTGGATGGTAAAGTTGTGAACATAATGGATTACGGAGCATTTGTAGAACTGGAACCTGGGGTTGAAGGTCTGGTACACATTTCAGAAATGTTTTGGAGCAAAGACATACGCCATCCTTCCAAGATATTGAAGATTGGTGAAAATGTAAAAGTGAAGGTTCTTGAAGTGAACAGAGAAGGAAAACGTATTTCTCTGGGGTTAAAACAAACGATGCCGAATCCGTGGGCAATTTTGAAGGAGAAGTATCCAGAAGGCTCTATAATAAAAGGGGTGGTCAGGAATGTTACGAACTTTGGTGTATTTGTAGGTGTTGAAGAAGGTATCGATGGTCTGATTCACATATCTGATATCTCCTGGAAACCTAAAATAAAACATCCCGGGGAAATGTTCAAAAAAGGTCAAGTTGTGGAAGCAATGGTTCTTGGAGTTGATGTTGAGAACGAGAAATTTTCCTTGGGAATTAAACAGATGCAGAAGAATCCTTGGGAAGAATTTGCTGAGAAGTATCCCCCTGGCTCGGTGATCTCGGGGAAAATTACAAGCATAACTGATTTTGGCGTGTTCGTCGAAATTGAAGAGGGGATAGAAGGGTTGATTCATATCTCTGAACTTAGTCCACGACGTGTCAAATCAGCCGCTGATATATATTCTGTGGGCGATACCGTAGCAGCAGTTGTGAAATCCATAGATCTTCAAAACAGGAAGATTCGTTTGAGCATAAAGGATTATGAGCTAACAGTAGAGGGGTCGCTTGTAAAGCAGTACCTGAACAACAAAGAACACGTCGGGCAAAACCTGGGGAAGGTTTTATCAGAGGTAAAGATAGTAGATACCAAGCGTTAATATGAAAGCATTAAGAAGACATCCTTTTCTGTTCGGAGTTTTGCTAATGATTACTGTTATCGTGTTTTTTTCTGCTCTGATATTCTTAATAACCTTTTTTTCAAGAAAGAGTGTCGATCTTTATGGAAGCGAGAAAGTGGGCATTATAACGGTGGAGGGCATTCTTTTTGATGCGAAAGATGCGATACGTCAGATAAAGGAATTTGAGGAGGAGGATAAGATTAAGGCGATTGTTATTCGAGTGGAGTCACCTGGTGGTAGCGTAGTAGCCTCTGAGGAGATCTACAGTGCTATCAAATCATTGCGGGAAAAGAAAAAAGTGGTCGCATCTTTAGGTGGTATAGCTGCTTCGGGTGGTTATCTTGTGGCGTGCGCCGCTGACAAAATTGTGGCGAATCCGGGGACAATAACGGGTAGTATCTCAGCGCTCATGCATTTTGCGAATGTAGAGTCATTGATGCAAAAAATTGGATTACGTTCGATTGTAATCAAGAGTGGTAAATTCAAGGATATAGGCTCTCCTGTACGAGAAATGACCACTGAAGAGCGGGCATTATTGCAGGGACTTGTAGATGATATTTACGAGCATCTCCTAGAAGTGATTTCTAAGGAGAGGAAGATAAAAAAGGAAGAGTTGCGAAAAATAGCTGATGGTAGGGTTTTTACGGGAAGACAGGCTAAAACCTTAGGGTTGGTAGATGAACTTGGTGACCAGAGTTTTGCGGTTAAGCTTGCAGCCTCTATGGCAGGATTGAAAGGAGAGCCCCAAGTTGTGTATCCCTCAAAGCGAAAAGCTTCTTTTAAAGAACTACTTATAGATAGCTTGCTCTCGCCGATTTTGCAACAATTGCATAAACAGGAATCGAGTTTCAGTGGAGTATACTACCTTTATGTTTCACCTTATTGATATAATAATTGTTTAGGTATGAGCTACAACAGTATTCTACTTGAAATAAAAAAAGGATATGCCATTGTAACCCTCAATCGCCCTCAAGAAATGAATGCCCTAAACTGGGAAATGAGGAGAGAGCTCGACCATGTATTCGACAGATTAGCGGAAGCGAAGGATGTGAGATCGATAATTATAACTGGGGGGGACTATGTGTTTTCGGCTGGGATGGATTTGAAAGAGATGTCAACCTTACCTGATGAAGAGATCCCGGCTTTTTTCGCCTCTATAGTTCGTTATCTTGACAAGATCTATAATTGCCCAAAACCAGTAATCGCTGCTGTAGGAGGTATAGCTCTAGGAGGGGGGTTTAATATCGCGACTGTCTGTGATTTCATCGTGGCGTCTGAGAGTGCAATTTTCGGTCATCCCGAGCTCAAGTTAGGGCTGAACCCACTTTTCAGCCCCTTAAGAAATAGAGTCGGTTTGACAAAGGCAAAAGAGCTGATCATGCTTGGGGAACCTATAGGGGCTATGGAGGCTTTACGTATTGGGCTTGTTAATGTAGTTGCACCGCCTGAGAGGTTTATGCAGGAAGCCATAAATATGGCGGAACAACTGGCACAATATTCCCCCTCTGTTATAGAGGCAGTTAAGAAAATTGCTAACGTGACATCCTTTATGGATGATAGGAAAGCTCTAGAACTGGAATTTGATGTGATGGTCCATCTCTACTCAAGCACTGAAAGAAAGATACTTATGAGTGAATTTATGACCCGGGAATATCTCGAACGGATGCGAAAAAAAATGGGGTTTAAGAAACCCCATCAGACGTCCCAGTCACTATCGGAAGATACAAAGTCCTTCAGTTGATCTCTTCTCTTTTTGTGTTGCAGTTTTTTTATAGCCTTGGCTTCAATCTGCCTTATACGTTCTCGCGTCACACCCATCATTTCCCCTACTTCTTCGAGGGTAAAAGGTCCGAAATGACAGGCGACCCAAGTACAATTATAGTACTTTTCGTTCTTTATGAACCACTCGCAGGTGTTTTCTGGACATACTTCAGTTATTAATGATCCCTTCTTTTTACAACGGTATTTTCCACTCACTTTTTCGGTCACTGATTTTGACCTCATTTTTAGAAATTGGCTGCCATAAAATATTAACCATGTCCTTTTTTGTCAACCCCAGTATGGGATCGATTGAATAGCATCACCTGTCAGAATTGGTTTATTTGGCAAAGTGATCTTCAGTTTGTGGTAATGAAGCTTCATTGAACGTACGGTTGGGAAATCAAAAGCGGATATCTTATACAGAAAACTCAAAGGAAACTTGATCTCTTCGGGTTATACAACGGTGTAAATTTTGATGATCTTTTAGAAAACAGTTTTACTCTTTGCTATGGCTGCATTCATCTCTTCAAGGCCTATAGTTATTCTTGGCCCGAGGCGAAAAATTGTATCTCGTATTATGTAAACCTTTCCCATTTGAACCGCAGGTAATTTTTTTAAGCGGGAGAGCAAATTTTGTATATCCTCTTCCATTCCTTTGCTCTGACCGACAAATATTATCTGTGGCTGGCGGTTCATAACCTCTTCGAGAGAAAGTTTCGGGTAAAATTGAGTTGTATTTGCAGCGATATTTTCAAGACCCAACATATCCATAGCTTCTCCAATAAGAGTGTTCGGGCCTGCAACAATAAGAGGATCCGGTTGCACGACAAACATTGCAAGAATTTTGTCCTTTAAACGCTTCCCTTGGAATTTGTTTAATTTTCTCTGCAATTCATCCGCCCTCTCATTTGCCACTTTAGGAACTTCTAGATACTTCCCAAGAGCTCTAATTGCTTCGGGTAGTTCTTTTATTTTCCTAGCCCTGAATACGTAGGTTCTGATTCCTAATTGGTGCAGTTTAATGGCAATGTGCAAAGGGTTACCATCATCGGTCATTATAACGAGATCAGGTTTCGCAGCGACGATTGCTTCTATAGACGGATTGGAAAAGCCCCCTACCTTTGGTTTTTTCAGCGCTTCCTGTGGATAATCGCAGAATGTTGTAACTGCAACTACCCTTTCCCCCAATCCCAGAGAAAAGAGAATTTCTGTGATGTTAGGAGCCAGAGATACGATTCTTTTTGGAGGTGCAGCATTGGCTTCAGTATAGGTTAGAAAAAAAAACACATTGCAAAAGGAGACTAGTAAAAAAATCACTGGATAAGGGGTAGTCCGATGTTTATTACTGTTCACTTTTGTCCACTGAGCTGTGGAGGTACACATTGCGGATGGGAAATGGTATTGTGATACCTTCCTGGGCGTATCTTTTTTGAAGACGCTTTATGAGTTCGTGTTTTATTGAGAATTGATCAGCGTACGTTCTGGCCTTCAGTATAACTGAAAAAACGATACTCGATTCTCCAAAGGTATGATACCTTATGAATGGTGTGTGATTTTCTACCCCACCAGGCACTTCTCGCATGACCTTTTCAGCTTCTTCTATGGTTACTCTTTCTACTTTTTCTAGGTCGCTATCATAACTTACACCCACGTTTACAATCACATTAGTTTCTTCCTCTGGTCGGTTGAAATTTATAAGTACCGTTTTGGCGAGTTCAGCATTCGGTACTATTATCATGTAATTCTGCATTGCTCTTATTGTGCAGTAACGCCAAGTTATGTCCTGAACAAAACCTTCCAGACCCGGTGTTAAACGAACAAAATCGCCTGGTTTTATCTGTCGGGA includes:
- a CDS encoding acyl-CoA/acyl-ACP dehydrogenase, with amino-acid sequence MLLDVLLTEEEKVLKQEVREFVKGVSPELTKKLDKDEIQYPRDYVKRLGELNLLGLRFPKEYGGRGLPWTAEIAALEEIGVLGTALGCAFAMPSIVGEALCVFGTEEQKEKFLKPMLRGELVSAEALTEPRGGSDFFGATTRAELKNGIFTVRGQKRFVVGASSADFFLVYVNTNPAGKPHERISLLIIERDRPGVEVKYLYGLMGTRGGGTGRLVFRDVQVPESNLVGKLNEGAHIFNTMMVPERLTSAGASLGMGRAALEVAVRYSDRRKAFGQKIRTFQGVSFKVAEAITQLDAARALTYAAGKAADLKLPTTRRLVSEAKKFATDAAWNVINLSMQIVGGIGYTNVFPIEKMVRDARLIQIWTGTNEIMNLLIQHEFYREMLTDPNPGRNIEIDAHEGHMKDEIVYEDEEMWTKGW
- a CDS encoding 4-hydroxybutyryl-CoA dehydratase is translated as MKEPMIMDGKDYISSLEKMETVVYIGGERVREYWKHPAIQPAVNALAATYDLASNSTLNEEIHELIVTESPLTGDKINRFLHIIQSQEDLLARMKLQRALMRFTGGCFGGRCVAGAVINALWSVTYEVDRANGGKTEYHKRFSAYVKMCQEKDLAVSGNITDAKGDRSKPPHKQADSDLFVRIVEKRKDGIVVNGAKLQQSGAPIAHERLVVPTTALGPDDEVYAVAFAVPGDAEGVIHVNDTACVNSKFMSMEPEDIGNVKYGIHQSAHVIFDHVFVPWERVFLCGEWKATRALVHRFSDFQRFASSACRCGYIDLCIGAGLAMADYNGVADKTHIVDKLIDMSIDAETLQGLVAGAAALAYKTTSGVMVPETLTVNAAKLYMNEAILKTAQRLADIGGGILVTRPSIKDLQIPKIGDLLKKYHQARRWEDTDKRIKMARLCETLAGLGSPTPILSVIAAGPPATQRLNFRLFTPFERDRKAAERLAGI
- a CDS encoding zinc dependent phospholipase C family protein encodes the protein MPKEITHWLICLETADLLGGTKMGDAVLHNPNALKLGAVFLDVFFFLGSKKAYLPYKDLAHILHGVNGEDTYEFVRHLIKVAKDSPYKNQILSFIAGVATHIHADAVFHPMVYYMTGDCEDNDPSVRSKAIQRHRLLETLIDMYFLKGTYQPENFNIKAILNGLEFPLIYLLARLSATMDSSFRSLPNVTIEALRNFHTMVQLSRREKIARILFAISPLLPRKIREIAGLFYSPQLYRFMPRIEGQLEFRNPVTGKENKAALRDLFDLSIQRSITLIEKIDTIVVTGNEENLTERGPSLNFDLLDQKDYRVIYSAKESIFSHK
- a CDS encoding MFS transporter, with product MDEKLSKRTLISWCLYDFANSSYAAVILAVVFQVYYIENIVGNANGSGDLWWGRAISTSMFIISLISPFLGGIADFAGWRKQFLILFTLICAGSVVGFSFLTPGAVLLGFVLIVLANIGMEGGVVFYNSFLPRIASTEFQGRISGWGFAVGYAGSIVSLLLALPLAKAGYFNVVWLMVAAFFVLFSIPSFLFLPQDTRTQFSPLYAGRLGVIKTYTTLSEMWKSRDIRRFFLAYLLYEDGVNTVIVFSASFASATFSFTHQELIVLFLLIQVTALIGALALSRPTDEWGPKKVVILSLILWSSVSSLAYFVYDKAHFWILAVVAGMGLGSVQSATRALFARFVPEGKEAEYFGVYSLVGKTSAIIGPLLFGYLSATFGSQRPAILSVTLFFLLGLIILFPLKTVEKR
- a CDS encoding DUF2889 domain-containing protein produces the protein MDRELIFRRSITIDTYEIGENVIAVEGELTDERFYPSLVYSTGVRKDKGIMHNMLVKMNILLPNLKILSVSAEMPATPLEGCSEIKDSIKKMENMEIKSGFTSWVRENFGREKGCLHLSNLILAMASAAVQGMWSYYARIREGGEVKRPVGVRTLAVDSCWMWRKDGPLAKRFLEKV
- the cmk gene encoding (d)CMP kinase, with product MGRKKIVITIDGPAGVGKSTVGRIVAKNLSYIYLETGAIYRALALKVLESGIPWNDECLLKKMVEGTDISVKVVNNESRVFLDGRDVTDVLRTEEIARLASDVSTLSVVRRFLLGIQRNVSSSGGVVAEGRDMGTVVFPDAELKIYLDADFKERVKRRYLELLGRGQDVDYVKLHDEMGRRDRQDRERVLAPLLPHPDAHIIDTTRMSVDEVVSVIMNLVNGYFAKGE
- a CDS encoding 30S ribosomal protein S1 — translated: MVSGGPNKNSLTQHEENIEGREDIKDSSKGESQISNSETRGFKELYEKSLQSVHMGEIVVGRVVQITPDVVMVDVGWKTEGYIPIREVKDGKGNITVSEGDQIEVLVDRRDSEGNLVLSREKVVRLRIWDEVKKAYEEKLEIRGRITGKIKGGFSVDIGVPAFLPGSQLDIRPVKDLDRYIGQTLTFHVLKYDRKRKNVVLSRKEVLEKEIEKKRKATLESLEVGKIVEGVVKNVTDYGVFIDLGGVDGLLHVTDISWGRVNRPADVFNKGDKVVVKVLSLDREKERVSLGLKQLTEDPWSNVQEKYPVGSVVDGKVVNIMDYGAFVELEPGVEGLVHISEMFWSKDIRHPSKILKIGENVKVKVLEVNREGKRISLGLKQTMPNPWAILKEKYPEGSIIKGVVRNVTNFGVFVGVEEGIDGLIHISDISWKPKIKHPGEMFKKGQVVEAMVLGVDVENEKFSLGIKQMQKNPWEEFAEKYPPGSVISGKITSITDFGVFVEIEEGIEGLIHISELSPRRVKSAADIYSVGDTVAAVVKSIDLQNRKIRLSIKDYELTVEGSLVKQYLNNKEHVGQNLGKVLSEVKIVDTKR